The genomic segment GATTTGGTGCTGTGTTCTCTGGAAGTGGGTGCGTGGTTTGGTGCTGCATTTCGATGGGTGCTGCGTTCCCTGGGAGTGGGTGTTCCTCCTGTTGTGTTGTTCCGGGTTGCTGTGAGCCGAtctcccagtgtctctctctctctctttgtcagtGTGAATGATCCGTGACCTTTGCCTTGTCTTTTTTGGAGTGTTTCTCTAACTACCAGCACAGATACAGCGGGCCCGGGCCGGAGTTCCAGTGCCGGGAGTAGAGCCGTCAGGATGCGAGTTGCAGCCGGGGCCGCAGCGTTCCTGCTATCCCTCTCCGCCATCCCGGTCTCCTACCTGCTCAACAGTGTCCCCGCCATGGCAAGGTGAGATAGATCACAGCGTTTCGGGCAGCTCCCAATCTGCATCCCTCTGGAGCAAGAAAGTGGATCATTCTCCacggcgggtggggggggggggtgcggttggGTCTGCACCCCAGAGAgggtcagctccttcaggaacggGAGGGGGGTCTGCACCctagtgagggtcagcaccttcaggaaagggagggggaccccgtaccccagtgagggtcagcaccttcaggaaagggagggggaccccgtaccctaGTGAGGGTCAACACCTTCAGGAacgggagggggaccccgtaccccagtgagggtcagcaccttcaggaaagggagggggaccccgtacccctgtgtgggTCAATACCTTCAGGAAAGGgacggggaccccgtaccccagtgagggtcaatACCTTCAGGAaagggagggggaccccgtaccctaGTGAGGGTCAACACCTTCAGGAacgggagggggaccccgtaccctaGTGAGGGTCAACACCTTCAGGAACGGGacggggaccctgtaccccagtgagggtcagcaccttcaggaaaggCGGGCTCTGCACCCCAGTGAGGGTCAATACCTTCAGGAaagggagggggaccccgtaccgcTGTGAGGGTCATTACCTTCAGGAAAGGGAGGgggacctgtaccccagtgagggtcagcaccttcaggaaaggTGGGGTCTGCACCCCAGTGAGGGTCAATACCTTCAGGAaagggagggggaccccgtacccctgtgagggtcagcaccttcaggaaaggCGGGGTCTgcaccccagtgagggtcagcaccttcaggaaagggagggggaccccgtaccccagtgagggtcagcaccttcaggaacgggagggggaccccgtaccccagtgagggtcagcaccttcaggaaaggGGGGTCTgcaccccagtgagggtcagccccttcaggaacgggagggggaccctgtaccccagtgagcgtcagcacattcaggaatgggagggggaccccgtacccctgtgagGGTCAATACCTTCAGGAAAGGGAGGGGGACCccctaccccagtgagggtcagcaccttcaggaaaggGGGCGGTCTgcaccccagtgagggtcagctccttcaggaaagTGAGGGGGTCTGCACCCCAGTGAGGGTAAGCTCCTTTAGGAATGAGAGggagaccccataccccagtgagggtcagcctcTTCAGGAAATGGAGTGGgtccctgtaccccagtgagagtcagccccttcaggaaaaTCATGGAGGACCCTGTGCCCCAGCCCGCTAGGGGGGGTGTTAGAAAATAAAGGAAGGTGATAGTGTAAAAGCCACTTTGCTCCAAGCTGAGACGGATGACTGCGTGTCCCAATGAGCTGATGTAAGTAGATAGTGGGCTCAGTGTTTGATATCAGTGGTGAATGTAACAGATTTCAGAGATGCAACGCTCACATaaaatgcttttcaaatgttgtttgaAAACCTATCTTGTTAATTGGAAAGCAGAGAGGGTAATAGTGTGATAACATGGTAGGTAACTTCTTTAAGATGTGTGAGCATTTAGACATGGGCTGCCCATTTTCCAGTCAGTCCCATTTATCAGCAGGTTCTGTATTGTGTCCCTCGACCCTTGCACTCTGAGGTCAGACTTGACTTTAAACCTTGAGCTCAGAGTTGGAGCTTCTCTTTATTATACTGCCTGTGAATTAACCGCAGTCTGGAGTGAGACTGGCACTGGCCTCAGTCTGAAgctaatttagaaaaataaatgacgTTTTGGTTGTAATCGGGAGTCTCAGTTCAAAGTGAAAATATGAATCGAGGTTGATGAGTTTTAGTTATCTGGGGTTCTGGTTATCTTGTGTTTTTTTGCTCACTGCTACTCTCATTTGGATCATGTTGTTAATCATTTACACAAACAGGCATTTGGCCCAACTCCATGCTGGTGTTTCTGCTCCACATGAGCCTCCTTCCATCCTTCCTCCGCTCATCACCTCTGTCTATTCCTCTCTCCCTCATGTATTGATCCCACTTCCTCTTAAatagatctctgatgaagggtcttggcccaaaacatcagcttttgtgctcctaagatgttgcttggcctgctgtgttcatccagctcaaacTTTACTATCATTTCCCTTGCCCACTTCCTGTGGGAACGTGTTCCAAATTCTCCCCACTCTCAGTTTAAAGAAGTCCCTCCTGAATTCCCAATTGGATTTGTTGTTGGTTGTCTTCATGGTCTCTAGCTCTGATTTTGCCCACAAATGAAAACTTCTTTTCTATACACTGTCCAATCAAACCCATTCATGATTTTCATCAAAATAATGGTCAGTTGGTCCAGTTTTTCCCCAATAATGATTGCTCCCTTCACAGGAGCTCCTATGACTAATTCCTTGCTCCCTGTTTCTTCCACAGCTCCATGGTGGTGTTTTATGCTGGTGTTGGAGTCCTCCTTGGCTTGTTGTTGGTATTGGTGTTGTTCCTGCTCATCATTGGAAGACCCCCCAGAGACCCCCTGTTCTATGGTAAGCGATAGGGCAGTTGATTCAATTGCCTTGAAGAGTGCTGAGCTTCATGGGGCTTTGGAATTTGTCATTCTGGTTTCTGAGTGGACATCACGAGCTGCAACATCAAATCTGGGACAATTGCTTGATTCTAACTTGAACCAGAGAGATGCTATAAACAATGAAAGCTGGGGATTCAAACTGGGGTTGCTGAACAAGTGAAAACTAAGTAACCACTGTTAAGGAGATGTATTACTCCCAGTGAGTAACAGCTGTAGGGATTATTGAGTGTAATGGTGCCATCGTTCCATGGCCATTGACTTCATGTTGatgttgggggaagggggaggtggtACAGGAGAGGAACGTTGTCAGGAAGGGCTGGTTTAATAAGAGTGGCATGAGAGAGAAGCAGACCGAAGCGACAGTGATATGACACAGAGGACCATGATGGGGCCGTCCAGAGAAGCTTACTAGGATGATCCCCAGTATGGAGGAATCTTGTTATGAGCAAAGGTttaacaggttgggactctactcacgggagcttagaagaatgagaggtgatcccattgaaacatagaaaattcttaaggggcttgacaggataatcgctgagaggatgtttcccctcattgggcagtctaggacaagagggcagagtcttagaataaaggggcaacaatttaagactaagatgaggaggaatttctcctttcGGAAGACTGTgaacctttggaactccttatcacagagagctgtgggggtagagtccttgtgtatatttagggctgagatagatagattcttgatcagtcggaagtcaaggattatggggaaagggcaggaaagggggtgtgaggaatgtcagatcagccatgatcatattgaatggcagagcaggcttttggggctgaatggcctactcctgttcctattccttatggTCGTAGGGAATGAGGTATCAGGGAGTATTTACTAACCTCTTATCTATTCTTGCAGCTTTTACTGTGTTCTCCTTTACAAGTGTCATCGATTTAATTATCTCCCTGGAACAGGATGGCTACATCAAAGGCTTCATGGGATTCTACTTGAAAGAAGTAGGTTCAAAATGCTACTGTTGATGGTGGGAAGAAGTGCTCTCTGTTTTCGCGCTCAGCAGCTGAGATCCGTCCATTTCTCTGGTAGTTTCATCAATCTCCCATGAATCCCTTGCACAATATGGACCTCTCTATCCTCCTGAGATTTGAAACTATAATCCAGAGTTTGGGAATTCTGGGCCAACATTCGCCCCTCTAACAGCATAATTAAAACTGAACATTTTCTCATTACTGATTGTAGAACCTTGCTGTTCGCAAATTGGCCGCTGTTTTTCTTACATCACAACAGTGGTTTTGtcaggctgaatgacctcttgcCATGTCATAATGACATTGACTATATGCTCTGCTTGAAGGCAGCACCCTTGCCTATTATCTGTAGAACACACTGAGCTGTCTTTTTGGCAGTTTTTGCCAATGGTGTTTGCTGGATCCTTCCATTATCAGGAGCAGGGTGAGGGGCATGTCCTGTATATCAGAATGGGAAACAAACCAGCAGTTATTCCAAACCAGGTGCTGATTATCTATCCAACTGAGATGACTGGTCCCTTGTGATACCATCTACAATTCAAAAAAAGCTGTAAAACACTTGAGATATCCCATGGCTTTGAAAGGCAGAGAAAAACAATTTCCTTTTTTACTGCCCTTGATGTAGCTGATTGcagctccccacagccctgtgtaGCCATCCCTGGGGACTGCAGCCTGCTGCCGTGAGAAGGTTTCCCTAACACTGTTCGTGGTGAGACATTGGGGAAGGGTGAGAGGGGACAACTGACCGTTTGACTGTGCAGAGCTGGGAAAGGTTACTGACTAGTGACAGGGAATATGAAATTTGGCTGACCTCCCCGTCCCAAATCCAAGAAAGCTGAGTCCTCATTTCCTGTTAGCAACTCAGTGTAGACTGAGGTGAGGTATCTGATTCTCTGTTACTGTGCCAGTTGAACTGTGTGTTTGCCAAGTGGCTATCCCCATGACCCAATGTTGAGAATATGTTCTCCTGTATTTTGCTGTTTCATCAGGTTTGTTGAACATTGTAAGTTTGTGCCACTAGAGGTGCTGGTTGTGTAGTGGTAATTTCACTGGAGATTCAGGCTGATTCTCTGATGTTCAATCCAAACATGGCACCTGATTGCGTTTAATGCAGTTAATAAAAAAACTTGCAAAAATCCAGAATTGAAATTTAacctcagtgatggtgacagttAAGCCATCATCTTTTGTGTATAAACCCGACTGGTTTAtcaatgtcctctagggaaggagatctgccatccttaacagGTCTGGCCTGTATGTAACTCCAGGTCAACAGCAATGGTTGAGTCttgactaccctctgaaatggctgagcaagccaaggggcaattagagatgggcaacacaTGCTGGCCTTGGCAACactgtccacatcccatgaaaacatttttaaagatgTGACAGTGCAGTTGTCCTCAGAGTAATGGCGGGCGATGGACCGGGGCTGATGGCTGAACTGATGCTCTGATCCTTTGACAGGGGGAGCCATATCTTCGCAGTGCCTATGGAATACTGATTTGTTACTGGGATGGGACAGTCCATTACGCCCTCTACTTGATGATGATAACAGCGATCTCACTGAGGTAAGGCATCAAGCAGCAGATCACATCGACTGATGACGCATGAGGCACTTATATTCATTCGATTGTGGGTGCCACACCTCTAGAGGGCGGTACTGACCTTGGAGAGGGGGTGGCTCAGACTCCTGAGGGGATTGCCCAAGCTAAACGGATTGAATTAGGCTTGTATTGAAACTGAAGTATTGAGGATATATATCACACACAATCACTGAAGCTTGCGATCTTCCTACAGCTGGAGTTACCGCACTGTTGGCCTCTACTGGGTGGGTTCCATTCTCATGAGTCTTGTGACCCTTCTAGTTGGAACTGTCATAGGTGAGTAACTGAACCTGCCTGAGGTTGTTCCCAACAAACTGCTCCACTGGAGGAAGACAATGCTGACATGAGATAATGGAGCAATCATAATGACATTTTGCATACATGTAATGTCCTGAACAAAATACAATGCCACCAGATGCCTTATAGAGGAGCACACCATGGAGCAAGGCTTGACGCAGAGCCACGTAGGAATATATTACAGCCGATCAAGAAAACTTAGTCAGTTTTAGGATAttcttaaagaaaagaaaaaatgttGAGACATATGATAACCTTCAGCTTGGGAAGGCATATTCTTACCCGAGACTACTCACTGAAACAAGGGAtatggagctttactctgtatctaaccctgcaTTGTCCCAGTCCTAGGAGTGCTGGATGGGGACGACAGTATAGAGggtgctttactctgtacctaacctcgtgctgtacctgtcctaggagtatttgatggggacagtgtagagagagttttacactgtatctaaccccatgctgtccctttGTTGGGTGTTTCGTTCACAAAATAGATGAAAATAGTGGAAATCTCCACTTAACATCTTGTTGCATGATATTTCATCAATAAAACATTAGGCAATGATTAATAAAAGGAACATGTGTGAAAGGTTCAGTGTTTTCTTATATCTCAACTGATAATTTTTGTCTCAATTCATGAAGGTAAATATGGAACTGAAATCCGTCCTGCATTCCTGCTGAATATTCCGTATGTATTGATCCCAATTTGGGCTGGGAAGAAAATATATGCGATTCCCAGAGCATTACCAAAGGTGACAGCAGATCAGGTAAGGAGCACATGTAATAACCTGGAGATACCTTAGTGCTCTGAtgaagttttctgatgaagggtctagccccgaaatgtcagcttttgtgctcctgagatgctgctgggcctgctgtgttcatccagcctcacactttgttgccttggattctccagcatctgcagttcccattatctctgataccttagTGCTCATTTCCATGACAGCTAATAACACCtaactctgtatctgaccccatgctgtccctgtcctgggcgtgtttgatggggacagcgtagaggaagctttacatCTTGCTTAGAAGAGTGGGGAGAGCTTACTCTGTATCTATCCCAATGCTGTACTTGTCTCAGAAGTGATtgtgcttccatgctgtacaactctatgactcaatgaccgATGgaaacagtgtagaggaagctttattcTGCACGATCAAAATTATAATATATTGAAAATCCCTAATGATAACCCATTAATGGGTATTTATAGCTTATTATAATTTCCCTGAATTATAGTTTAATTATTAATTAGTTGTCAATTCATTCCTTTTTGACCATTCATTAAATGAGCAAGTTTTCTGTTTAGTCGTGGTCTGATACAAATGATCAGTTTTTAATCTGAACTGGCTGATTCTTTCTGACTCTGACTTTGTTTTTCGCACAGGTTGCCACAGAGCAGAGGAAATGGCTGTATCGGAGGCCCCTGGATGTTTGCTTTGTGATATATCTGCTGTTTGCAGCTGCTTACACACTCTTCCGGGGCTTTGTAAGTATTGGCCATTGAAAGCTCAGGCAGCAGGCATGTTTGGCTGGCTGAATGGATGCTGTTTAATTCATCCCTTCCCAGCTCATCTTCTTGTTATCATTGCAATCTCTCGCACAGCTATCTAACCATTCCAGTTTCTCAGGAAGTGTTCGTCAAAAGCAGTGAACACATCCAGCTTTTCATTTGGCCAATTCTTGCTCCCACAtccactcagaggatggtgggtcTGAGTCCCATTCAGGTTTCTACAGAATAATTTGTAAATTTATGAATCCAgatcagtgctgacggagcgctgcactgtcggagggtcagtgccgagggagtgccgcgctgtcggagggtcagcgctgagggagcgccgcactgtcggagggtcagcgctgagggagcgccgcactgtcggagggtcagcgctgagggagtgccgcactgtcggagggccagtgctgagggagtcccgcactgtcggagggtcagtgctgagggagtgccgcactgtcaaagggtcgctactgagggagcgccgcactgtcagaggttcagtttCACCTTCTAGACCAtagatagaaagaactgccgttgttggagtctgagataacacaggtgaagctggatgacacagcaggccaggcagcatcagaggagcaggaaagttgatattttgggtctggacccttcttcagaactggggaggggcaAGAGAactaggaaataaatagagaagggcAATGGGGCTGTgaaaggtaggtaggatggtgataggtgagtgcaagtagggagtgTTGGGGATAgatcagtgaagtgggaggggtggataggtgggagagaagatggcagCCCCAATGGCCGAAATGtggattttatcagtttcaaaatctccccaccccagcctcaccTCCaagaccaatcctccctctcatctaCGCCTcattgatctgacacaacctgtccatcttctttcccaccaaactgcccctcccatctcactgaccaatggCCCCCGCTCCCTGTCTGCatgcacctatcaccatcccacctaccttccccagtctcactcctcctctctctatttcccagctcccctccccgtcccctatttctgaagaagggtcctgacccaaaacgtcaactttcctgctcctctgatgcttcctgacctgctgtattcctccaaatccacactgtgttctcACTTTCCAGGCTTACATGTTTAAAATTACTCAAGCAAATTACTCAGCAAGGAAGGGATAGATTGGGATCTTGGAGCAGGATTGGGTGGTGCTAGGTGTggtgtgagggtgtggggtggTTCAGTTAATCTTTAAAAATCTATCttacatgggatgtgggcatcactagcaaaGCAAGCATCTGTTGTTCATCTCTCATTCCCGCTTGAACCATGTGGGTTATTTCGGAGGGTAGTTAAAAGTAATtctaaggaaggatcactcaTGCATATCCTAAAATTCTTAACCTGTTGATTATTCTGATCCCAGCTGATATTGCTACTGGACTGATCAGATTCCTGAATGAAATCTGGCTAGATGGCTAATTTGATGCAGTGGtcttttgccaaaatgcaaaCACACATtgctgcaagataataaaatgtgaggctggatgaacacagcaggcccagcagcatctcaggagcacaaaagctgatgtttcgggtctagacccttcatcagagagggggatggggtgagggttctggaataaatagggagagagggggaggcgg from the Stegostoma tigrinum isolate sSteTig4 chromosome 30, sSteTig4.hap1, whole genome shotgun sequence genome contains:
- the tm6sf2b gene encoding transmembrane 6 superfamily member 2b, translated to MRVAAGAAAFLLSLSAIPVSYLLNSVPAMASSMVVFYAGVGVLLGLLLVLVLFLLIIGRPPRDPLFYAFTVFSFTSVIDLIISLEQDGYIKGFMGFYLKEGEPYLRSAYGILICYWDGTVHYALYLMMITAISLSWSYRTVGLYWVGSILMSLVTLLVGTVIGKYGTEIRPAFLLNIPYVLIPIWAGKKIYAIPRALPKVTADQVATEQRKWLYRRPLDVCFVIYLLFAAAYTLFRGFIALECRFDTCVTYAYDQEPYLLDPVMYPKIQMLVNMFYLLPFFGLALYGLFQPGCEWMPDLTMVFAGALAQAQFSHIGASLHPRTSFTYRVPQNVVSSFLYTNILFAVGAELLAFRCITCPSFFLRGVPRNKNELEKKIN